Proteins encoded by one window of BD1-7 clade bacterium:
- the hepC gene encoding Heparin-sulfate lyase, producing the protein MKIRYYFHTLRYMRVVQVVNRIMRKIARFKNTKVPAIDLARSKKHWEVCRLNPQSLFENNQCRFLNHEGDALDWFPQDQNKLWLYNLHYFDDLTAQNASLREDVHHQRITHWIAHNPAPVGDGWEPYPQSLRIVNWVKFQLNGASLNNEALESLALQAHVLSQDLEYHILGNHLFANAKALIFAGCFFDGAAADKWLQTGLGILRKEINEQVLDDGGNFELTPMYHAIMLVDVLDLLNVLRAFASSSHSDDISLLTRYAGRMLRWLDTMSLGDGKISFFNDSVFGIAPSNSQIHEYAKSLNISVDHAASLTIEPAYWDLSQSGYAVAKSSELALIADLARIGPDYIPGHAHADSLSFEMSLFQQRVFVNSGIDRYGVCEERLRQRKTAAHNTVSVNGMDSSEVWSGFRVARRAKIEGRRVKCEKGVIYFEACHNGFKAQGVNCIHHRKFVVRSNEVCIIDDLRGGFDNAQAFFHLHPSVSIGNVSSSSVELFVNDHRAEFVVSGGLIAIEDSVYCPEFGIKQASHKIVVSFDGSKVETRVRWL; encoded by the coding sequence ATGAAGATTAGATATTATTTTCATACATTGCGTTATATGCGCGTAGTTCAGGTCGTCAACCGAATAATGCGGAAAATTGCTCGATTTAAAAATACTAAAGTGCCAGCTATTGACTTGGCTAGATCGAAAAAACACTGGGAAGTATGTCGCTTAAACCCTCAGTCACTATTTGAGAATAACCAGTGTCGCTTTTTAAATCACGAAGGCGATGCGCTAGATTGGTTTCCTCAAGATCAAAACAAACTTTGGCTTTATAACCTCCATTACTTTGATGACTTAACGGCGCAAAACGCGTCGCTGCGAGAAGACGTGCACCACCAGCGAATCACTCATTGGATTGCACACAACCCTGCGCCTGTGGGCGATGGATGGGAGCCTTACCCTCAGTCTTTACGTATTGTTAATTGGGTTAAGTTTCAGTTGAACGGCGCTTCGCTAAACAACGAAGCGCTAGAAAGTTTAGCGCTGCAAGCACATGTGTTATCGCAAGATCTTGAATATCACATTTTAGGGAATCACTTATTCGCTAACGCGAAGGCGTTGATTTTTGCTGGGTGCTTTTTCGACGGAGCAGCTGCTGATAAGTGGTTGCAAACTGGCTTGGGGATACTGCGAAAAGAGATCAATGAGCAGGTATTGGATGATGGCGGTAATTTTGAGCTAACGCCTATGTATCACGCCATTATGTTGGTGGATGTTTTGGATCTGCTCAACGTGCTGCGGGCTTTCGCTAGTAGCTCGCACAGTGATGATATTTCACTACTCACGCGTTATGCAGGGCGTATGTTGCGTTGGCTTGATACTATGAGTTTGGGCGATGGAAAAATTAGTTTCTTTAACGATAGTGTCTTTGGTATTGCTCCTTCGAATTCTCAAATCCACGAATATGCTAAGTCTCTTAACATCAGCGTCGATCATGCTGCATCACTTACGATCGAGCCGGCCTACTGGGATTTATCTCAGTCGGGTTACGCTGTCGCGAAATCGAGTGAGTTGGCGTTAATTGCGGATCTTGCACGTATTGGCCCTGATTATATTCCGGGGCACGCGCATGCGGATTCATTGAGTTTTGAAATGAGTCTGTTTCAGCAGCGTGTATTTGTTAATTCGGGTATTGATCGCTACGGGGTTTGTGAAGAACGTTTGCGTCAACGAAAAACGGCGGCGCATAACACTGTTTCTGTGAATGGCATGGATTCTTCAGAAGTCTGGAGTGGGTTTCGAGTAGCACGCCGGGCGAAAATAGAAGGGCGTCGAGTTAAATGTGAAAAAGGCGTTATTTATTTTGAGGCTTGTCATAATGGCTTTAAAGCGCAGGGTGTAAATTGTATCCATCATCGAAAGTTTGTTGTGCGATCTAACGAGGTTTGCATAATAGACGATCTTCGAGGGGGCTTTGATAATGCCCAGGCGTTTTTTCATCTTCACCCGTCTGTGTCGATTGGAAATGTTAGTTCGTCATCAGTAGAGTTGTTTGTGAACGATCATCGGGCAGAGTTCGTTGTTTCTGGTGGTCTTATTGCTATAGAAGATAGCGTTTATTGCCCTGAATTTGGAATTAAGCAGGCTTCTCATAAGATAGTAGTTTCATTCGATGGATCGAAAGTTGAAACACGGGTTCGTTGGTTGTAG
- the mgrA gene encoding HTH-type transcriptional regulator MgrA, translating to MNRIDDVLIALRRVIRATDLHSKHLAKTTGLTAPQILLLQAVRDKGQVTIGELAADVSLSQATVTTIFDRLEKRGFVFRERSTEDRRKVHAYLTDEGVEVLKTAPTPLQEQFSRQFNDLQEWEQTMIIASLQRVAHMMDAEHIDASPVLDVGTLDRQNHQADNRVGYNDDKQR from the coding sequence TTGAACCGTATTGATGATGTGTTGATCGCGTTACGACGCGTTATCCGTGCGACGGACCTGCATTCCAAGCATTTGGCCAAAACGACAGGGTTGACCGCGCCGCAGATATTGTTGCTGCAAGCAGTTAGAGACAAAGGCCAGGTCACCATTGGTGAGCTCGCTGCAGATGTGAGTCTCAGCCAAGCGACGGTTACGACTATTTTTGACCGTTTGGAGAAGCGTGGTTTTGTTTTTCGCGAACGCTCAACCGAAGATCGCCGTAAAGTGCATGCCTATCTCACCGACGAGGGTGTTGAGGTACTGAAAACCGCGCCCACACCCTTGCAAGAGCAATTCAGTCGTCAGTTTAATGACCTGCAGGAGTGGGAGCAGACCATGATTATTGCATCGCTACAGCGAGTGGCGCATATGATGGATGCGGAGCATATCGATGCATCGCCTGTATTGGATGTCGGTACGTTGGATCGCCAGAATCATCAAGCCGACAATCGAGTTGGTTACAACGACGATAAACAACGATAG
- the wecC gene encoding UDP-N-acetyl-D-mannosamine dehydrogenase has product MSFETISVVGLGYIGLPTAAMFASRKIKVIGVDVNQHAVDTINKGEIHIVEPDLDMLVHAAVTEGYLKATTTPEKADAFLIAVPTPFKENHEPDLSYIEAASKAIAPVLEKGNLVILESTSPVGATEDMAKWIAEARPDLNVPLNECDDGDIYVAHCPERVLPGHVVRELVENDRVIGGINARSSDKAVELYRCFVLGECVITNARTAEMAKLTENASRDVSIAFANELSLICDELDIDVWELIKLANRHPRVNILQPGPGVGGHCIAVDPWFIINKTPEQAPLIHAARRVNDGKPGWVVEKVKEEIQRFLNDHPEKDVNGVTVACFGLAFKPDIDDLRESPALDIVEDLTADLECNIIAVEPNVKRIEGNVKLVALDDALASADIYVLLVDHKVFKQFKPACAYVIDMKGIWG; this is encoded by the coding sequence ATGTCGTTTGAAACCATTTCAGTGGTTGGCCTTGGGTATATTGGGCTGCCTACAGCTGCAATGTTTGCCTCGCGTAAAATCAAAGTGATCGGTGTTGATGTTAATCAGCATGCCGTTGATACGATCAATAAGGGCGAGATACACATTGTAGAGCCGGACTTGGATATGTTGGTACATGCTGCTGTTACGGAGGGGTATTTAAAAGCAACAACAACACCAGAAAAAGCTGATGCCTTTCTGATTGCCGTGCCAACGCCCTTTAAGGAAAACCACGAGCCCGATCTTTCGTATATCGAGGCTGCATCCAAGGCAATTGCGCCGGTGTTAGAAAAAGGTAATTTGGTGATTCTAGAGTCAACCTCACCCGTCGGTGCAACCGAAGATATGGCTAAGTGGATCGCTGAAGCTCGGCCAGATTTGAATGTGCCACTTAACGAGTGCGATGACGGTGATATCTATGTGGCACATTGCCCGGAACGTGTATTGCCCGGCCATGTAGTAAGAGAGTTAGTTGAAAACGACAGGGTGATTGGCGGTATTAATGCAAGAAGCTCGGATAAAGCCGTTGAATTATATCGGTGTTTTGTTTTGGGTGAATGTGTAATTACGAATGCACGTACTGCTGAAATGGCGAAACTTACTGAAAATGCGAGTCGTGATGTGTCGATAGCTTTTGCCAATGAACTTTCGTTGATCTGTGATGAACTTGATATTGATGTCTGGGAGCTCATTAAGCTGGCTAATCGTCATCCGCGTGTGAATATTCTTCAGCCTGGCCCTGGGGTTGGTGGCCACTGTATTGCAGTCGATCCTTGGTTCATCATCAATAAAACACCAGAGCAAGCTCCGCTGATTCATGCAGCACGACGAGTAAATGATGGCAAACCTGGATGGGTTGTTGAGAAAGTTAAGGAAGAAATTCAGCGTTTTTTAAACGACCATCCTGAGAAGGATGTCAATGGTGTTACAGTTGCCTGTTTTGGTTTGGCGTTCAAACCTGATATTGATGACCTCCGCGAGAGTCCTGCGTTGGATATCGTTGAAGATTTAACTGCCGATCTAGAATGCAATATTATTGCTGTTGAGCCCAATGTAAAACGTATCGAGGGCAATGTTAAGCTAGTTGCTCTTGATGATGCTCTTGCTTCTGCAGATATCTATGTTCTTCTTGTTGATCATAAGGTATTTAAGCAGTTTAAACCTGCGTGTGCTTATGTGATTGATATGAAGGGAATATGGGGATAG
- the lysN gene encoding 2-aminoadipate transaminase gives MATFIYHEIEKALRDEILSGQRAPGSKMPSIRELCKDRSVSKSTAIKAYQQLESELLIESRPRSGYYVCRKTEADGTQTNTTSLSDHDPVFVNFDEVLVDIMDRGAPFDILPGVPRTDDNDDLKRCMARAFRQQTSYETMYYDDPDGLPALRREIARHAQRGGGNLSQNDIVVTNGCQHALMIALMATAKAGDTVVVEAPAFYGVFQAIEALGLRCIEVPSLAECDSNLDLLETTIKRWQPTAFVCFPNFATPTGSIMPEATKAATVALCHNHDVAIIEDDIYGELYFGLSRPRTLYSYCDNGNVLLCSSFSKSLSRDLRIGWLMPGKHINAARRLKIASSISISQSVQKGIAQYMIEGHLQRWVGEKRSELSQRVAETQTLIASTLPMVASVSTPAGGLSLWVEFDQSVDTLMLYKRLHGSDISITPGGLFSVKQRFDHCIRLSFEHPWTTDRINALNVIGAEITALSIATD, from the coding sequence ATGGCAACATTCATCTATCACGAAATCGAAAAAGCGCTGCGCGATGAAATTTTATCGGGGCAGCGCGCACCGGGCAGCAAGATGCCGTCGATTCGTGAGCTATGCAAAGATCGATCAGTATCCAAATCTACCGCTATCAAGGCTTACCAGCAGTTGGAGTCTGAGCTGTTGATTGAATCCCGCCCCCGTTCGGGTTACTACGTTTGTCGTAAAACCGAGGCTGATGGCACACAAACGAACACAACATCGTTATCAGACCACGACCCAGTGTTTGTGAATTTCGATGAAGTGTTGGTCGACATCATGGATCGCGGTGCCCCCTTTGATATTCTACCCGGCGTACCCCGCACGGATGACAACGACGATTTGAAACGCTGCATGGCGCGGGCGTTTAGGCAACAAACCAGCTACGAAACCATGTACTACGACGACCCTGACGGGTTACCGGCCTTACGCCGTGAAATCGCCCGCCATGCGCAGCGCGGTGGTGGCAATTTATCGCAGAATGACATTGTTGTTACCAACGGCTGCCAGCATGCGCTGATGATTGCACTGATGGCGACAGCGAAAGCCGGTGATACGGTGGTTGTGGAAGCACCCGCTTTTTATGGCGTGTTTCAGGCCATTGAAGCCTTGGGGCTGCGGTGTATTGAGGTGCCTAGCTTGGCGGAATGTGACAGCAATTTAGATTTACTCGAGACAACGATTAAGCGTTGGCAACCGACGGCTTTTGTGTGCTTCCCTAATTTTGCCACGCCTACCGGCAGCATTATGCCTGAGGCCACCAAAGCCGCCACTGTTGCACTGTGTCACAACCATGATGTAGCCATCATCGAAGATGACATTTACGGCGAACTCTATTTTGGCCTCTCTCGACCGCGTACGCTGTATTCTTACTGCGATAACGGTAACGTACTTCTATGCTCGTCGTTCTCCAAATCTCTGTCTCGTGATCTACGTATCGGCTGGCTAATGCCAGGCAAGCATATTAATGCAGCACGACGCCTTAAAATTGCGTCGTCCATCTCCATTAGCCAATCTGTTCAAAAGGGCATTGCCCAATATATGATTGAGGGCCACTTGCAACGCTGGGTCGGTGAAAAGCGCAGTGAATTAAGCCAGCGCGTTGCCGAAACGCAAACGCTGATCGCTAGTACTCTGCCCATGGTTGCATCGGTATCCACACCGGCGGGTGGGCTTTCGTTATGGGTTGAATTTGACCAATCCGTTGATACGTTGATGCTCTATAAGCGCCTGCATGGGAGTGATATTTCGATCACTCCGGGCGGTTTGTTCAGCGTTAAACAGCGCTTTGACCATTGCATACGCTTAAGTTTCGAGCACCCGTGGACAACCGACCGTATTAACGCCCTTAATGTGATCGGCGCTGAAATCACTGCTTTATCAATCGCTACCGATTAG
- the wecB gene encoding UDP-N-acetylglucosamine 2-epimerase, giving the protein MKVLVVFGTRPEAIKMAPLVHALAQRPEIQAKVCVTAQHREMLDQVLELFDIVPDYDLDLMKAGQTLNDVSANILQQLKPALVEFQPDVVLVHGDTATTFSASLAAYYEQIKIGHVEAGLRTGNLYSPWPEEGNRKLTGALANYHFAPTSTSEANLKKEGVLTGVTVTGNTVIDALLMVSKRIENDVALKTQLAEKFPMINANRKLVLVTGHRRESFGGGFERICEALNKVANQNPDVDILYPMHLNPNVREPVTRLLGNLKNVHLIEPQGYMEFVYLMNCAEIILTDSGGIQEEAPSLGKPVLVMRDTTERPEAVEAGTVKLVGTEVKRIVYAVNTLLTDQEEYDAVSFAHNPYGDGKACDRIVDFLIAEYMLESQPAAQQADLVAS; this is encoded by the coding sequence ATGAAAGTGTTAGTTGTGTTTGGAACACGCCCAGAAGCTATTAAAATGGCGCCGCTTGTTCATGCGTTGGCGCAACGCCCAGAGATTCAGGCGAAGGTGTGTGTGACAGCACAGCACCGCGAGATGCTCGATCAAGTGTTAGAGTTGTTTGATATCGTGCCAGATTATGATCTGGATTTGATGAAGGCCGGCCAAACTCTCAACGACGTATCAGCAAATATCTTGCAGCAACTAAAGCCAGCATTAGTCGAATTTCAACCCGATGTTGTGTTGGTGCATGGTGATACTGCAACCACATTCTCAGCCAGTTTGGCGGCTTACTATGAGCAAATTAAGATAGGGCATGTTGAGGCCGGTTTACGCACCGGAAATCTATATTCGCCCTGGCCAGAAGAAGGTAATCGCAAGCTCACCGGGGCGCTGGCTAACTACCACTTTGCACCGACATCAACATCTGAAGCCAACCTCAAAAAAGAAGGCGTCTTAACAGGTGTTACTGTTACCGGTAATACCGTGATTGATGCCTTACTGATGGTGAGTAAGCGCATAGAGAACGATGTGGCGCTTAAAACGCAGCTTGCTGAAAAGTTCCCAATGATTAACGCAAACAGAAAGCTAGTGTTAGTTACCGGCCATCGAAGAGAAAGTTTTGGTGGTGGCTTTGAGCGTATTTGTGAGGCACTCAATAAGGTTGCCAACCAGAATCCTGATGTTGATATCCTCTACCCCATGCATCTGAACCCAAACGTACGCGAGCCGGTAACCCGCTTGTTGGGCAATCTCAAAAATGTACATCTTATTGAGCCACAAGGTTATATGGAGTTCGTCTATTTGATGAACTGTGCAGAAATCATTCTGACAGATTCAGGCGGTATTCAAGAAGAGGCACCGTCGCTAGGCAAGCCTGTTTTGGTGATGCGCGACACGACTGAACGCCCTGAGGCTGTAGAGGCTGGCACAGTAAAATTGGTAGGTACCGAAGTTAAGCGTATCGTTTATGCAGTAAATACCTTACTTACTGACCAAGAAGAATATGATGCTGTGAGTTTTGCACATAACCCATACGGCGATGGCAAAGCTTGTGATCGTATCGTTGATTTTTTGATCGCTGAGTACATGCTAGAGAGTCAACCTGCAGCACAGCAAGCTGATTTGGTCGCCAGTTAA
- the mgs gene encoding Alpha-monoglucosyldiacylglycerol synthase, translating into MSISTCGCRVAFILDHELKPYRIPFFVELQKKGFHVTVYHCGELLGFDQAFEQVRVKSKNIGPFEYRTLPCFSDFDFVVHMQNMRVLNLWTMTLNPLRRYNLLHWGIGVSSKRGLRQQNRNVVRVRNMLSYFCSALVLYSDYPKAFIPPNVLKKTFVAPNTVSSPNSTNYSGYEKDCFLFIGALNKRKGLFDLLGAFREFIASGSNARIKRLVIIGNGDQKKFVETYLAENGMEANVHLVGEVQNDVEKQRYFESAVACISPKQAGLSVLESFSYGVPFIAYEDAISGGEHLNIENGVNGFLVQGQRQLVEKMSALDSSEEMARSIGTNAHNFYQNSRSISHMVDGFLDAFDYIAALSDQ; encoded by the coding sequence ATGAGTATTTCGACTTGTGGTTGTCGCGTTGCATTTATTCTTGATCATGAGTTAAAGCCTTATCGAATTCCATTCTTTGTGGAGTTACAAAAAAAAGGTTTTCATGTGACAGTCTACCATTGCGGGGAGCTTCTTGGCTTTGATCAGGCCTTTGAGCAGGTTAGAGTGAAATCCAAAAATATTGGGCCGTTCGAGTATCGAACCCTACCTTGTTTTTCTGATTTTGATTTCGTAGTACATATGCAGAATATGCGAGTTTTAAATCTCTGGACTATGACGTTAAATCCACTTCGTAGATACAACTTATTACATTGGGGGATAGGTGTTTCGTCGAAGCGCGGATTGAGGCAACAGAATAGGAATGTCGTACGGGTGAGAAATATGCTGTCATATTTTTGTTCGGCGCTAGTCCTTTACTCTGATTATCCTAAGGCATTTATTCCACCCAATGTGCTGAAGAAAACGTTTGTTGCACCTAACACTGTTAGCTCTCCAAATAGTACTAATTATTCGGGTTACGAGAAGGATTGTTTTCTGTTTATAGGTGCTTTGAATAAGCGTAAGGGGTTGTTTGACTTGCTAGGAGCGTTCAGAGAATTTATAGCATCAGGGTCTAACGCTCGAATCAAGAGGTTGGTAATTATTGGTAATGGGGATCAAAAGAAATTTGTCGAGACGTATTTAGCTGAGAACGGTATGGAAGCTAACGTTCATCTAGTTGGTGAGGTACAAAATGATGTCGAAAAACAGCGTTATTTTGAATCGGCGGTCGCTTGTATTTCTCCAAAACAGGCAGGCTTGTCAGTTCTTGAAAGTTTTAGTTACGGCGTCCCGTTTATAGCGTATGAAGACGCGATTTCGGGGGGGGAACATCTTAATATCGAAAATGGCGTGAACGGGTTTCTTGTTCAAGGTCAGCGGCAACTTGTTGAGAAAATGAGTGCGTTAGATTCATCTGAAGAAATGGCTCGGAGTATAGGTACCAATGCGCACAATTTTTATCAGAATTCTCGTTCAATATCCCATATGGTAGACGGTTTTTTAGATGCGTTCGACTATATTGCGGCTCTATCTGATCAATGA
- the kanE gene encoding Alpha-D-kanosaminyltransferase produces the protein MDRKLKHGFVGCSGIGMHILFLTDNFPPEGNAPATRTYEHAREWVKSGHRVTVITGAPNFPEGKVFEGYSNAWYSKHDLDGIEVRRVKTYISANEGFVRRILDYMSFMIMAIFAGLFVRRVDVIVATSPQFFTAVAGCLLSXLKRKPWIFELRDIWPASITAVGAMSDESPVIKLLVRIEKWLYRKADRIVAVTHTFKRELVERGISGDKIDVVLNGVDLSKYQPMEKDPELEGIYDLHGKFVVAYVGTHGMAHALGTIVNAAERLKAHEDIVFVFAGGGAGADDVKRLVDEKKLTNVRVLGRQDKSLMNRLWSLCDVSLVHLRDTPLFSSVIPSKIFESMGMGLPMIIGVPEGEATAIVRDDHCGLVIPPEDEVAMVEAIEKIYSDPVLCASLQENAIKAANKYDRTRLAHDFLRSAEDVLRAESAQLAKSVEK, from the coding sequence ATGGATCGAAAGTTGAAACACGGGTTCGTTGGTTGTAGCGGTATTGGTATGCATATTTTATTTCTTACAGATAACTTTCCTCCTGAGGGGAATGCTCCTGCAACCCGTACTTACGAGCATGCTAGGGAGTGGGTTAAATCCGGTCACAGGGTTACTGTTATTACCGGTGCACCGAATTTTCCGGAAGGTAAGGTATTTGAGGGGTATTCAAATGCCTGGTACAGCAAACACGACCTCGATGGTATCGAGGTGCGTCGCGTAAAAACTTATATCTCGGCGAATGAAGGATTTGTTCGTCGCATTTTAGATTATATGTCGTTCATGATTATGGCGATTTTTGCTGGATTGTTTGTACGACGAGTTGACGTAATTGTTGCAACATCACCACAATTTTTTACAGCAGTTGCAGGTTGTCTGTTGAGTGNGTTAAAGCGTAAGCCGTGGATTTTCGAATTACGTGATATATGGCCAGCCTCGATTACTGCTGTGGGTGCTATGAGTGATGAGTCGCCGGTGATAAAGCTTCTAGTGCGCATTGAAAAGTGGCTGTATCGCAAGGCCGATAGAATTGTTGCTGTTACTCATACGTTTAAACGTGAGCTTGTTGAGCGTGGTATTTCTGGCGACAAGATTGATGTTGTGCTCAATGGTGTCGATCTTTCAAAGTATCAACCGATGGAAAAAGACCCTGAATTAGAGGGTATCTATGACTTGCACGGTAAGTTTGTGGTTGCTTACGTAGGAACCCATGGCATGGCGCATGCGTTGGGCACCATTGTTAATGCTGCTGAACGCTTGAAGGCGCACGAAGATATCGTATTTGTTTTTGCTGGCGGTGGTGCCGGTGCGGATGACGTTAAGCGTTTAGTGGATGAAAAGAAATTAACGAACGTGCGTGTGCTTGGCCGTCAGGATAAATCGTTGATGAACCGACTTTGGTCGTTGTGTGATGTTTCTTTGGTTCATTTGCGCGATACACCTCTGTTTAGTTCGGTTATTCCGTCCAAAATTTTCGAGTCGATGGGGATGGGGTTGCCGATGATAATTGGTGTGCCCGAAGGTGAGGCGACAGCTATCGTTCGCGATGATCATTGTGGTTTGGTGATTCCCCCGGAAGATGAAGTCGCGATGGTAGAAGCTATCGAGAAAATATATTCAGATCCGGTGTTGTGTGCGTCTCTGCAAGAAAACGCGATTAAAGCAGCAAATAAGTATGATAGAACCCGATTGGCGCACGACTTTTTACGCAGTGCGGAAGATGTGCTTCGGGCTGAAAGTGCTCAGCTTGCTAAGAGCGTCGAAAAGTAA
- the etk_2 gene encoding Tyrosine-protein kinase etk: protein MATVNSTTKPGLAVGAVSKADDVIDLSEIFTLLMRHKWQIVGFTAAATVLVILVVFSMQPIYRASTTLLLEQSENKVVSIEGLYGAEVQNQDYYSTQYEILKSRSIAEKVVHDLNLVNNKLVNPTLAEKGMFDGLFDIRGLLGLTLPTEHLTDEERQAEVLEKTVRVFQSAVRVQPIKKTKVVKVSFDSSDPRLAARVADAIANTYIDSYVGGRLEQSSLAHRWLQEKMGSLEVSLIQAESLLQDYREENNLVDFDGVASLAETELRGLTASYIEASRKRSQSQAAYDQVKKINKTDLNAYADLPEVLNNSLINSLSTQYSKAQGRVAELNMRYGPKHPKMIAALSEREALEVSIQRQVIKIVDGIRTQYRADKEREKILESQIVDAKTNAQAFNRKQFRLMALKRDVRTKKDLHDTFFKRMQESVATEGLETANARIIDKASVPKTPIKPKKKLIVMLGAILAVLFSSGLVVLLDMLNSSIKSMRDIEEKLSLPVLGVLPVLPKSAERIDTGPSAKSPKERDYDIVKVLKEGTDNYAFNEAVRAVRTSISVGALDHPRKVFMVTSTVPGEGKSSVSVALASSLSQLGKVLIVGADFRKPSLVYKMGVKPGSPGLANVLAGSHRIDEVVHSIGALDVIIAGMIPPDPQELLSRGLDKLIEQLSETYDHIIIDCPPVQSVADSLLISKYCDGLIYVVESGRVSASVIQHSVGRLLQVGAPLYGVLLNKHQHAGEKYGSYDYYYEYRSQNAT from the coding sequence ATGGCTACAGTCAATTCAACCACTAAGCCTGGCCTTGCTGTTGGGGCGGTGTCAAAAGCTGACGACGTTATCGATCTGTCGGAAATATTCACACTGTTGATGCGCCATAAGTGGCAAATTGTTGGGTTTACAGCAGCAGCAACGGTATTAGTTATTCTCGTCGTATTTTCAATGCAGCCGATATATAGGGCCTCAACAACACTGTTGTTAGAACAGAGCGAAAATAAAGTCGTTTCTATCGAGGGGCTTTATGGCGCAGAGGTTCAGAATCAAGATTACTACAGCACGCAATACGAGATATTGAAGTCGCGGTCTATCGCTGAAAAAGTCGTGCACGACCTGAACTTAGTTAACAATAAACTCGTGAACCCCACGCTTGCTGAAAAGGGTATGTTCGACGGCTTGTTTGATATCCGCGGGTTGCTCGGCCTTACATTGCCAACAGAGCATCTCACGGATGAAGAGCGGCAGGCAGAAGTGCTCGAAAAAACCGTGCGTGTTTTTCAGTCTGCTGTTCGAGTTCAGCCGATTAAGAAAACCAAAGTTGTTAAAGTCAGTTTTGATTCGTCTGATCCTAGGTTGGCGGCGCGTGTTGCCGATGCGATAGCCAATACCTATATCGATAGCTACGTTGGTGGGCGACTTGAGCAATCTAGCTTGGCACATCGTTGGTTACAAGAAAAAATGGGATCCTTGGAAGTCTCGTTAATCCAAGCAGAGAGTCTTCTGCAAGACTATCGAGAAGAAAATAACTTGGTAGATTTTGACGGTGTTGCCTCACTTGCTGAAACAGAATTAAGAGGATTAACAGCGAGTTACATCGAAGCGAGCAGAAAGCGTAGTCAAAGTCAGGCGGCGTATGATCAGGTTAAAAAAATTAATAAAACCGATCTCAATGCTTACGCTGATCTGCCAGAGGTGTTAAATAACAGCCTCATTAATAGCCTGTCGACGCAATATTCCAAAGCCCAGGGCCGTGTTGCTGAATTAAATATGCGATACGGGCCTAAACATCCAAAGATGATCGCAGCACTATCTGAAAGAGAAGCTTTAGAGGTAAGTATTCAGCGGCAGGTTATAAAGATTGTTGATGGGATTCGTACGCAATATCGCGCTGACAAAGAGCGTGAAAAAATATTAGAAAGCCAAATTGTGGATGCAAAAACAAATGCGCAAGCATTTAATCGTAAACAGTTTCGTTTGATGGCGCTAAAGCGCGATGTAAGAACAAAAAAAGATCTGCACGATACCTTCTTTAAACGTATGCAAGAATCCGTTGCTACCGAAGGGTTAGAAACCGCGAACGCGCGTATTATCGATAAAGCATCTGTACCTAAAACCCCGATTAAACCGAAGAAAAAACTCATTGTAATGCTGGGCGCTATTTTGGCCGTACTATTTAGTTCCGGGTTGGTTGTCCTCTTGGATATGCTCAATAGCAGTATAAAAAGCATGCGTGACATCGAAGAAAAGCTGAGCTTGCCAGTGCTCGGAGTGTTGCCAGTATTACCCAAATCCGCTGAGCGAATAGATACAGGGCCATCGGCTAAATCACCCAAAGAGCGTGATTACGACATCGTTAAAGTGCTAAAAGAAGGCACCGACAACTATGCATTTAATGAAGCCGTGCGAGCAGTGCGTACTTCGATATCTGTAGGAGCGTTAGATCACCCGCGTAAAGTCTTTATGGTTACGTCAACAGTGCCGGGTGAGGGCAAATCATCAGTTTCTGTCGCTTTAGCATCCAGCTTAAGTCAGCTAGGTAAAGTGTTGATTGTTGGTGCTGACTTCCGCAAGCCTAGCTTGGTTTATAAAATGGGTGTTAAGCCTGGCTCCCCTGGTTTGGCTAATGTACTTGCAGGGTCGCATCGCATTGATGAGGTGGTCCATTCCATTGGCGCACTGGATGTGATCATCGCAGGTATGATTCCGCCCGACCCACAAGAGCTTCTCAGTCGTGGGTTAGATAAGCTGATTGAGCAACTTTCAGAGACGTACGATCACATTATTATCGATTGCCCACCTGTGCAAAGCGTGGCTGATTCATTGTTGATATCCAAATACTGCGACGGTCTTATTTATGTTGTGGAATCCGGCCGTGTATCGGCCTCGGTAATTCAACATTCTGTCGGGCGTTTATTGCAAGTAGGAGCCCCTTTGTACGGCGTGCTCTTGAATAAGCACCAGCATGCAGGTGAAAAATATGGCAGCTACGATTACTACTATGAGTATCGATCGCAAAACGCGACATAG